The region AAATCGTCGAGAGGTCATCGACGGTCAGAATCGGCACGCCCGGCGTCACCCATTCGCCGACTTCGAGCGCCTTGCTGACCACCACGCCATCGACCGGCGACTTTATCTCGGTGTCCACCAATTGATCGGCGTAGAACTTCGCGTTGGCCTGCGCGCTTAGCACGTCGGCCTCGTCCTGCTCGACGCTGGTCACGGCGTCATCGCGAACCTTGGCCGCGATCACGTGTTCCTTCGCGAGTGCTTCGTCGCGCACCAGGTCGCGCCGCGCCTGCGCCAGGTTGGCCTGCGCATGGGCGAGATCGGCCTTCGACTTGGCGAGCTGATTTCTGAGATCGATATCCTCGATCAGGCATACCACCTGTCCCTTCTTCACCCGGTCGCCCTCGAGCAGATCGAGTTGCTTGATACGGCCGGCGATTCGGCTGGTGACATTCACCTCAGGCGCCTCGATCATGCCGACGGTCTCGAT is a window of Candidatus Binatus sp. DNA encoding:
- a CDS encoding efflux RND transporter periplasmic adaptor subunit, translating into MIRTIVRRAIQLVILAGVVFGFYLFGRAYLWPPEDRSAIETVGMIEAPEVNVTSRIAGRIKQLDLLEGDRVKKGQVVCLIEDIDLRNQLAKSKADLAHAQANLAQARRDLVRDEALAKEHVIAAKVRDDAVTSVEQDEADVLSAQANAKFYADQLVDTEIKSPVDGVVVSKALEVGEWVTPGVPILTVDDLSTIWARVDVEETDLGSLYIGKSAQVELPTTPPLIFSGRIMAIGQEGQFATERDVRRGRQDIRTFYVKVQVLQAEGELKPGMTAQVSFPRTDGTRVTSNTDQRPD